A genomic stretch from Arachis stenosperma cultivar V10309 chromosome 3, arast.V10309.gnm1.PFL2, whole genome shotgun sequence includes:
- the LOC130968831 gene encoding auxin-induced protein 15A-like, translating to MGFRLPVIRRTSSFSGSQAASKSVEVPKGHLAVYVGEKQKRFVIPVSYLNQPSIQDLLSQAEEEFGYDHPMGGLTIPCSEDVFQQITSHLN from the coding sequence ATGGGTTTCCGTTTACCTGTTATTCGAAGGACATCATCATTCTCAGGTAGCCAAGCAGCTTCAAAATCCGTGGAAGTCCCAAAGGGGCATCTAGCAGTGTATGTCGGAGAGAAACAGAAGCGGTTTGTGATTCCCGTTTCATACTTGAACCAACCTTCAATCCAAGACTTGTTGAGCCAAGCTGAGGAAGAGTTTGGATATGATCATCCTATGGGAGGGCTAACAATTCCATGCAGTGAAGATGTCTTCCAACAAATCACTTCTCACTTGAATTGA
- the LOC130968834 gene encoding indole-3-acetic acid-induced protein ARG7-like: MAFRIPGIRKASLSASKGTNVPKGYLAVYVGDKMRRFVIPVCYLNQPSFQELLNQAEEEFGYDHPTGGLTIPCSEDEFLNLTSLTMAFRIPSIRKASLSASKGTNVPKGYLAVYVGDKMRRFVIPVCYLNQPSFQELLSQSEEEFGYDHPTGGLTIPCSEDAFLNLTCQLSGQ; the protein is encoded by the exons aTGGCTTTCCGCATTCCAGGTATTAGAAAGGCATCACTTTCTGCATCTAAAGGGACTAATGTTCCAAAAGGCTATCTTGCAGTATATGTGGGAGATAAGATGAGGCGGTTTGTGATTCCTGTATGTTACTTGAACCAGCCTTCATTTCAAGAATTACTAAACCAAGcagaagaagaattcggataTGATCATCCAACCGGTGGTCTCACAATTCCATGCAGTGAGGATGAGTTCTTAAATCTCACTTCTCT AACAATGGCTTTTCGCATTCCAAGTATTAGAAAGGCATCACTTTCTGCATCAAAAGGGACTAATGTTCCAAAAGGCTATCTTGCAGTCTATGTGGGAGATAAGATGAGGCGGTTTGTGATTCCTGTCTGTTACTTGAACCAGCCTTCATTTCAAGAGTTACTAAGCCAATCAGAAGAAGAATTTGGTTATGATCACCCAACAGGCGGTCTCACAATCCCTTGCAGCGAGGATGCATTCCTGAACCTCACTTGTCAATTAAGTGGGCAGTAA
- the LOC130968830 gene encoding auxin-induced protein 15A-like, translated as MGFRFAGIRRKLSFNSNQASSKALEVPKGYLAVYVGENMKRFVIPISYLNQTSFQELLSQAEEEFGYDHPMGGLTIPCTEEAFLDLTSCFN; from the coding sequence ATGGGTTTTCGTTTTGCTGGTATCAGAAGAAAGCTATCATTTAATTCAAATCAAGCATCTTCAAAGGCTTTGGAAGTCCCAAAAGGCTATCTTGCTGTCTATGTTGGAGAGAACATGAAGCGTTTCGTGATTCCCATTTCGTATTTGAACCAGACTTCATTTCAAGAATTACTAAGCCAAGCAGAAGAAGAATTTGGATATGATCATCCAATGGGTGGTCTCACTATTCCATGCACTGAGGAAGCCTTCTTGGACCTCACTTCTTGCTTCAACTGA